Proteins encoded in a region of the Deltaproteobacteria bacterium GWC2_65_14 genome:
- a CDS encoding tetraacyldisaccharide 4'-kinase gives MIGLYARARRMLHRSGVFRAKRLPRPVISVGNLSVGGSGKTPHVLFLAKWLAGLGLRVAVLSRGYRRKSRGVVWVSDGEGAQASAGEAGDEPALLAASLPGTAVIVGESRYEAGMECLRKRDADVFVLDDGFSHLSLERDVDILLVDGTMGLGNGRTLPFGPLREPPGHARFADALVVTRCDSPDLKERVLSGLPFPADRPAAASRMVPGALVGRDGAEVPVPVEGEDVAAFSGIARNERFEETLKTAGFRVKVFLRFGDHHWYTPRDLERIRAEAGGLPVLTTEKDLVRIPGQVPFPVRALRIGVEFVSGWEDLSRLVLDRIGRSRTE, from the coding sequence GTGATCGGACTCTACGCGCGCGCACGGCGAATGCTCCACCGGTCGGGGGTTTTCCGCGCGAAGCGTCTCCCCAGGCCGGTGATCAGCGTCGGGAACCTCTCCGTCGGGGGGTCCGGGAAGACCCCCCATGTGCTCTTTCTCGCGAAATGGCTCGCGGGTCTCGGCCTGCGGGTGGCGGTCCTGAGCCGCGGGTATCGGCGAAAGAGCCGCGGGGTCGTGTGGGTCTCGGACGGCGAGGGTGCGCAGGCATCGGCCGGGGAAGCCGGGGACGAGCCGGCGCTTCTGGCCGCGTCCCTTCCGGGAACGGCGGTGATCGTCGGGGAATCGCGCTATGAAGCGGGGATGGAATGCCTTCGGAAGCGCGACGCGGACGTCTTTGTGCTCGACGACGGGTTTTCGCATCTCTCCCTGGAGCGGGATGTCGACATCCTCCTCGTCGACGGGACGATGGGACTGGGGAACGGGAGGACCCTGCCGTTCGGCCCCCTGCGGGAACCCCCGGGGCACGCGAGGTTTGCGGACGCCCTCGTGGTCACCCGGTGTGACAGCCCGGACCTCAAGGAACGGGTCCTGTCCGGTCTCCCCTTTCCCGCGGACAGACCGGCGGCCGCAAGCCGGATGGTGCCCGGGGCGCTGGTCGGAAGAGACGGCGCAGAGGTCCCGGTCCCGGTTGAGGGGGAGGATGTGGCCGCGTTTTCCGGGATCGCCCGGAACGAGCGGTTCGAAGAGACCCTGAAGACGGCCGGATTCCGCGTGAAGGTCTTCCTTAGATTCGGAGATCATCACTGGTACACACCCCGCGACCTCGAGCGGATCCGGGCGGAAGCGGGGGGGCTGCCGGTCCTGACCACCGAGAAGGATCTGGTCCGGATTCCGGGACAGGTTCCGTTTCCGGTCCGGGCTCTTCGGATCGGTGTGGAATTCGTTTCGGGGTGGGAGGATCTCTCGCGCCTCGTACTGGATCGGATCGGGAGGAGTCGGACGGAATGA